Proteins from a genomic interval of Nostoc sp. TCL240-02:
- a CDS encoding DsbA family protein: MTFDPDRSLLFVPPSTQDRIKGVLNATVVLVMYGDYECSQSADVYRLIKVIGRQLSISLGENYLCFIFRHFPQIEIHSHAQRAAEATEAAAVQGQFWPMHKMLFDHQQELGNGYLVEYANNLGLDISQFLQDISKKVYIDCINEDIESGLHSGVTSAPALFINGIRYSNRWTVKQIMAAIVAANN; the protein is encoded by the coding sequence GTGACTTTTGACCCTGACCGCAGTTTGTTATTCGTCCCACCTTCAACACAAGATCGCATAAAAGGTGTGCTGAATGCCACAGTAGTGCTTGTGATGTATGGGGACTATGAATGTTCTCAAAGTGCGGACGTTTACAGGCTGATTAAAGTCATTGGGCGACAGCTTAGTATTTCTTTGGGGGAGAATTATTTGTGTTTCATCTTCCGTCATTTTCCACAGATAGAGATTCATTCTCATGCTCAACGTGCGGCTGAAGCAACTGAAGCGGCTGCTGTCCAAGGTCAATTTTGGCCAATGCATAAAATGCTGTTCGACCATCAACAAGAGTTGGGAAATGGCTATCTGGTGGAGTACGCCAATAATCTAGGACTTGATATTTCCCAATTTCTACAAGATATATCTAAAAAAGTGTACATCGATTGCATCAATGAAGATATTGAAAGTGGATTACACAGTGGAGTAACATCTGCCCCAGCACTGTTTATTAATGGAATTCGGTATAGCAATCGCTGGACTGTTAAACAGATAATGGCAGCCATTGTTGCTGCAAATAATTAA
- a CDS encoding alpha/beta fold hydrolase: protein MIVFTWKKVKKLLLWLFALSVVVGISMHPTSATSKELPQASNSKPAIVLVHGAYADGTSWQHVIPLLEQDGYRVTAVQIPLTSLADDVATTKRVINNQKGSVVVVGHSYGGNVITGAAAGNPQVKALVYVNAFAPDVGEKTSDLNKRYAAPPINTAIVSDAANFLYIDRGKFHEFFAQDISKAEARVMAATQKPIASAAFEQSLNEIAWKTIPSWFIVTQSDRAINPELQRFMAKRIGAKTSEVNSSHVPFISHPKEVAKVIKAASTAL, encoded by the coding sequence ATGATAGTTTTTACATGGAAAAAAGTTAAAAAATTGTTGCTGTGGTTATTTGCATTAAGTGTTGTCGTTGGGATATCAATGCATCCAACATCAGCCACTTCCAAGGAATTACCTCAAGCGTCCAACTCTAAACCTGCGATCGTTCTCGTTCATGGGGCTTATGCTGATGGTACATCATGGCAACACGTTATTCCATTGTTGGAGCAGGATGGCTACAGAGTGACTGCTGTGCAGATTCCGCTCACCTCGCTTGCTGATGATGTGGCAACGACGAAGCGGGTGATTAATAATCAAAAAGGTTCCGTTGTTGTGGTTGGACATTCCTATGGTGGAAATGTGATCACGGGTGCAGCAGCTGGCAATCCACAGGTGAAAGCTTTGGTTTATGTTAATGCTTTTGCACCAGATGTCGGTGAAAAGACGAGTGATTTGAATAAAAGGTACGCAGCACCTCCGATTAATACGGCGATCGTGTCTGATGCTGCAAACTTTCTCTATATCGATCGCGGGAAGTTTCACGAATTTTTTGCCCAGGACATATCGAAGGCTGAGGCGCGAGTAATGGCAGCAACCCAAAAGCCGATCGCCAGCGCCGCGTTTGAGCAATCACTGAATGAAATCGCATGGAAAACGATTCCTTCCTGGTTTATCGTGACTCAAAGCGATCGCGCCATCAACCCTGAACTTCAACGATTTATGGCTAAACGGATTGGTGCTAAGACAAGCGAAGTTAACTCCAGTCATGTTCCTTTTATCTCTCATCCAAAAGAGGTTGCCAAAGTGATTAAAGCAGCAAGCACGGCTCTGTGA
- a CDS encoding SgcJ/EcaC family oxidoreductase, giving the protein MNLQTTQTTTTADESAIRAFHRQMIDAWNRGSGEGFAAPFSETADFITFEGTHLKGRKEIAAFHQQAFDTVVKGTRLEGEVDFVRFVNSQLALMLVVIRVILPGQTETSPSRDSLPLYVITKGDEGWQIEGLLNTRKLTLERQFFLDDFDSLSAEAQRQVTDLVASLK; this is encoded by the coding sequence ATGAATTTACAAACAACTCAAACCACCACTACTGCTGACGAGTCGGCAATCCGTGCTTTCCATCGCCAGATGATTGATGCTTGGAATCGAGGTAGCGGCGAAGGCTTCGCTGCCCCGTTCAGCGAAACTGCCGATTTCATCACGTTCGAGGGCACGCATCTCAAGGGTCGAAAAGAAATCGCTGCATTTCATCAGCAAGCGTTCGACACGGTTGTCAAAGGAACACGCCTGGAGGGTGAGGTGGATTTTGTCCGCTTCGTGAACTCGCAACTCGCGCTCATGCTCGTAGTTATCAGGGTAATACTGCCCGGACAAACCGAAACTTCACCGTCACGAGATTCGCTGCCACTATACGTCATAACGAAAGGCGACGAAGGTTGGCAGATCGAAGGGTTACTCAATACCCGGAAGTTAACGCTAGAACGTCAATTCTTCTTAGACGACTTTGATTCACTGAGCGCAGAGGCTCAACGTCAAGTGACCGACCTCGTTGCAAGTCTCAAGTAG
- a CDS encoding SDR family NAD(P)-dependent oxidoreductase, with protein MVGKLTGKIALVTGGNSGIGLATAQRFVEEGAYVFITGRRQNELDAAVKKIGENVTAVQSDVSNLADIDRLYTTIKQEKGHLDILFANAGSGELAPLGSITEEHFYKTFNTNVKGLLFTVQKALPLMPEGSSIILNASITSIK; from the coding sequence ATGGTGGGTAAACTTACAGGTAAGATTGCACTAGTCACAGGTGGTAACAGTGGGATCGGACTAGCGACAGCCCAGCGATTTGTAGAAGAGGGGGCTTACGTGTTTATCACTGGTCGTCGGCAAAACGAACTTGATGCTGCGGTGAAGAAAATTGGAGAAAATGTCACTGCTGTTCAGAGTGATGTGTCAAATCTCGCAGATATCGATCGCCTTTACACTACGATTAAGCAAGAGAAAGGACACCTCGATATCCTCTTTGCTAACGCTGGAAGCGGCGAACTTGCTCCACTTGGCTCGATTACCGAGGAGCATTTCTATAAGACCTTTAATACCAATGTCAAGGGTTTACTCTTCACTGTACAAAAAGCACTGCCTTTGATGCCAGAGGGTTCATCGATTATCCTCAATGCCTCAATCACTTCGATTAAATAA
- a CDS encoding SDR family oxidoreductase, with product MPQSLRLNKGTPAFSVYSATKAAVRSFARNWTLDLKERKIRVNAISPGVVP from the coding sequence ATGCCTCAATCACTTCGATTAAATAAAGGTACTCCAGCGTTCAGCGTTTACAGCGCGACCAAAGCCGCCGTGCGATCCTTTGCCCGTAACTGGACACTCGACCTCAAAGAGCGCAAGATTCGCGTCAATGCCATCAGCCCCGGTGTGGTTCCGTAA
- the dps gene encoding DNA starvation/stationary phase protection protein Dps, with product MAATTKENDTKSFVYSTRIDIPGEIRSQVNILLNQSLATAIDLKTQIKYAHWNVKGKDFYQLHLLFDELASEVEEFIDLIAERIATLGGKALGTARIAAKESELPEYPFDAVDGMEHIIALSDRLAIYAKSLRQNIEKTNNLGDMDTNDLFIEISRAIDKRLWFLEAHLQTSFQNQDRADQT from the coding sequence ATGGCTGCAACAACCAAGGAAAATGATACTAAATCGTTCGTTTATTCAACCCGAATTGATATTCCCGGAGAAATCCGATCGCAAGTAAATATCTTACTCAATCAAAGCTTGGCAACTGCGATCGACTTGAAGACCCAGATCAAATACGCTCACTGGAATGTCAAAGGTAAAGATTTTTACCAATTGCATCTACTGTTTGATGAACTTGCTTCCGAAGTTGAAGAATTTATTGATTTGATTGCCGAACGCATCGCAACATTGGGGGGAAAAGCACTGGGAACTGCCCGGATTGCTGCCAAAGAATCGGAACTGCCTGAATATCCTTTCGATGCTGTTGATGGTATGGAGCATATCATTGCACTTAGCGATCGCTTGGCAATTTACGCCAAATCCCTCCGCCAAAACATTGAAAAAACAAATAATTTGGGTGACATGGATACCAACGATCTCTTTATTGAGATTTCACGAGCGATAGACAAGCGGTTGTGGTTTTTAGAAGCCCATCTGCAAACCTCATTTCAGAACCAGGATCGTGCAGATCAAACGTGA
- a CDS encoding alpha/beta fold hydrolase: MTTYRTVSIDGLDIFYREAGSRSNPTILLLHGFPTSSHMFRNLMSALGDRFHLVAPDYPGYGNSSMPTVNEFDYTFDRLAQIVEKFITAIDLNKYSLYVMDYGAPIGYRIAAKYPERVEALIVQNGNAYEEGLREFWEPLKAYWQERSPKNADKLKHLVNLEATKWQYTNGVRNLEAISPDTWNMDQMFLDRPGNDEIQLALLYSYGTNPPLYPQWQEYFRKYQPPTLIVWGKNDYIFPPEGAHPYKRDLKDVELHLLDTGHFALEEEGDAIADHIRRFITTHVVKEDIKIIRNG; this comes from the coding sequence ATGACCACATATCGTACAGTTTCGATCGATGGTTTAGATATTTTTTATCGAGAAGCTGGTTCCCGCAGTAATCCGACAATTCTGCTGTTGCACGGCTTCCCCACCTCATCTCACATGTTCCGCAATCTGATGTCTGCACTTGGCGATCGCTTCCATCTAGTTGCACCCGATTATCCAGGTTACGGCAACAGTTCAATGCCAACCGTGAATGAGTTTGATTACACATTTGATCGCCTAGCCCAGATCGTGGAGAAATTTATTACCGCGATCGATCTCAATAAATATAGCCTTTACGTGATGGATTATGGCGCTCCCATTGGCTATCGAATTGCGGCTAAATATCCAGAGCGAGTGGAAGCACTCATCGTCCAAAACGGGAATGCCTACGAAGAAGGTCTGCGCGAATTTTGGGAACCTCTCAAGGCTTACTGGCAAGAGCGATCGCCTAAAAATGCTGACAAGCTTAAACACCTTGTCAACTTGGAAGCCACGAAATGGCAATATACCAACGGCGTTCGCAATTTAGAAGCAATCAGCCCTGATACCTGGAATATGGATCAAATGTTCCTCGATCGCCCAGGAAACGATGAGATTCAGCTGGCGCTGCTGTATAGCTATGGCACGAATCCACCACTATATCCGCAATGGCAGGAGTATTTTCGCAAATATCAGCCACCAACCCTGATTGTTTGGGGTAAGAATGACTACATCTTCCCCCCAGAAGGCGCTCATCCCTACAAGCGCGACCTAAAAGACGTTGAGTTGCATTTACTCGATACCGGACATTTTGCCCTAGAAGAGGAAGGAGATGCGATCGCAGACCATATCCGTCGCTTTATTACAACTCACGTTGTGAAAGAGGACATCAAAATAATTCGTAATGGATAA
- a CDS encoding alpha/beta hydrolase has protein sequence MRPESVKGTLPVFIFIHGGGWVLGDYPTHKRMVRDLVVLSGFAAVFVNYTRTPDAQYPQAVNEIYAATKWVAEHGEEINVDGKNLAVVGNSVGGNMTAVTTLMAKAKGGPQIKLQILMWPIVDASFETDSYQQFGEKRFLTTSLMKWMYDLYTTDLEKRKEIYASPLQATVEQLKGLPPALIQVAESDILRDGGEAYGRKLDEAGVKVTTVRYNGMIHDFGLLNGLAEVPAVRSLFVHAAAELKKYLQ, from the coding sequence GTGCGACCTGAAAGTGTCAAAGGCACATTGCCTGTTTTCATCTTTATTCACGGTGGCGGTTGGGTGCTGGGCGATTATCCAACGCACAAACGCATGGTTCGGGATCTCGTCGTGCTTTCAGGTTTTGCGGCTGTCTTTGTCAACTACACTCGAACTCCAGATGCTCAGTATCCGCAGGCTGTCAATGAGATATATGCCGCTACCAAATGGGTAGCCGAGCATGGTGAGGAGATTAATGTTGATGGCAAAAATCTGGCAGTAGTCGGAAACAGTGTCGGCGGTAACATGACGGCTGTAACCACTTTGATGGCGAAAGCGAAAGGTGGCCCGCAGATTAAGTTGCAAATCCTGATGTGGCCCATTGTAGACGCTAGTTTTGAAACGGATTCTTATCAACAATTTGGCGAGAAACGTTTCCTAACCACATCTTTGATGAAGTGGATGTATGACCTCTACACCACAGACCTAGAAAAACGCAAAGAAATTTATGCCTCTCCGCTACAGGCTACTGTTGAGCAATTGAAAGGATTGCCTCCGGCGTTAATTCAGGTTGCAGAAAGTGATATCTTGCGTGATGGAGGCGAGGCCTATGGACGCAAGCTAGATGAAGCTGGGGTAAAAGTGACAACCGTGCGTTACAACGGCATGATTCATGACTTCGGACTGCTGAATGGTTTAGCCGAGGTTCCGGCAGTTCGTTCTCTTTTTGTCCATGCAGCCGCCGAACTGAAGAAATATCTGCAATAG
- a CDS encoding DUF6130 family protein — MKKLDGEIAVQSAKDIRGPSPLIAIENEAPAKLIVDPPLPEPLAQGRVFIQYRTENLRVLPVFGKGALQVSPRIGHIHITVDDAPWHFVDASGETIILVGLEPGVHKVLIELADPMHKVITSETVKFTLPDPKKSS; from the coding sequence ATGAAAAAACTAGACGGAGAAATTGCAGTCCAGAGCGCCAAGGACATTCGCGGCCCATCACCATTGATTGCTATCGAAAACGAAGCACCAGCCAAGCTGATTGTCGATCCACCGCTTCCCGAACCACTGGCCCAGGGCCGCGTCTTTATCCAGTACCGGACAGAGAACCTGCGCGTGTTGCCGGTGTTCGGCAAGGGTGCCCTCCAAGTATCGCCGCGCATCGGTCATATCCACATCACCGTTGACGACGCGCCGTGGCACTTTGTCGATGCCAGTGGGGAAACGATCATTCTGGTGGGACTGGAACCTGGTGTACACAAGGTGCTGATCGAACTAGCTGACCCTATGCACAAAGTAATCACCAGCGAAACTGTGAAGTTCACCCTGCCCGATCCTAAGAAATCATCATGA
- a CDS encoding nuclear transport factor 2 family protein: MTNAENPRLPLPPFDRESAIQKVRIAEDAWNTRNPEIVSLAYTVDSIWRNRSEFLSGREAIVQFLTRKWLKELDYRLIKELWAFQDNRIAVRFAYEWHDDSGNWFRSYGNENWEFDEHGFMRWRIASINDLPISESDSPKETLRERKYHWILGRRPDDHPGLSDLNL, from the coding sequence ATGACCAACGCCGAAAATCCTCGACTACCCCTGCCGCCTTTCGATCGTGAATCCGCTATCCAAAAAGTCAGAATCGCAGAAGATGCTTGGAACACACGTAACCCTGAAATAGTATCACTCGCTTACACGGTTGATAGCATTTGGCGCAACCGATCAGAATTTCTATCTGGTCGTGAGGCGATCGTCCAGTTCTTGACCCGTAAGTGGCTTAAAGAATTGGACTACCGTCTAATCAAAGAGCTTTGGGCTTTTCAAGACAACCGAATTGCTGTCCGGTTTGCTTACGAATGGCATGATGATTCTGGCAACTGGTTTCGTTCTTACGGCAATGAAAATTGGGAGTTTGACGAACATGGATTCATGCGATGGCGTATTGCCAGTATCAACGATCTGCCAATTTCGGAGAGCGATTCTCCGAAGGAGACGCTACGCGAACGCAAATACCACTGGATACTAGGTCGTCGTCCTGACGATCATCCCGGATTGTCCGACCTCAATCTTTGA
- a CDS encoding DUF302 domain-containing protein encodes MNANNGIINQISPYAVNETIDRFLAILQAKDITIFARIDQQAEAEKVGLSLLPTQLLLFGNPKAGTPLMVAEPTIALDLPLKVLAWEATDGKTWVSYNDPNYLKQRFSLSDELVKNIAIIAPLIHQALL; translated from the coding sequence ATGAATGCAAACAACGGCATCATCAACCAGATCAGCCCGTATGCAGTGAATGAAACTATCGATCGCTTTTTAGCCATCCTTCAAGCAAAAGACATCACCATCTTTGCCCGCATCGATCAACAGGCTGAAGCCGAAAAAGTCGGACTTAGCCTACTTCCGACGCAATTGTTGTTGTTTGGCAACCCGAAAGCTGGAACTCCCCTCATGGTGGCAGAACCAACGATCGCCCTAGATTTACCTCTGAAAGTACTGGCATGGGAAGCGACTGACGGTAAGACATGGGTAAGTTACAACGATCCCAATTACTTAAAACAGCGATTTTCTCTCTCTGATGAGTTGGTGAAAAACATCGCTATCATTGCACCTTTAATCCATCAAGCACTCCTTTAA
- a CDS encoding MOSC domain-containing protein: MKLISVNVGLPRKVNWKGKIVSTGIFKEPVNDRVMLRSLNLDGDGQADLTVHGGADKAVYVYPFEHYDYWRGELPDIELPLGIFGENFTTTGLREEELNIGDRFHIGSVKLMVTQPRLPCYKLGIRFGRPDIIKRFLASRRTGFYFRVLQEGEVGAGDTLELVSRDDNNITVANITQLYTREQNNPELLHQAAQLEALPESWRDYFQEQSRRQDLK; this comes from the coding sequence ATGAAACTCATCTCTGTAAACGTCGGACTGCCGCGTAAAGTGAACTGGAAAGGGAAAATAGTTAGCACTGGAATTTTTAAAGAACCAGTTAACGATCGCGTCATGCTGCGATCGCTCAATTTAGACGGTGATGGACAAGCCGATCTCACCGTTCATGGCGGAGCAGATAAAGCAGTCTATGTCTATCCGTTTGAGCATTACGATTACTGGCGAGGTGAATTGCCTGATATAGAACTACCTCTAGGCATCTTTGGTGAAAATTTCACGACTACTGGACTCAGAGAAGAAGAACTGAACATTGGCGATCGCTTTCATATCGGCAGTGTAAAACTGATGGTGACACAACCTCGCCTACCCTGTTACAAACTTGGAATTCGGTTTGGACGACCTGATATCATTAAACGATTTCTTGCAAGTCGTCGAACCGGATTTTACTTTCGTGTTTTGCAAGAGGGCGAAGTCGGAGCCGGAGATACTTTAGAGTTGGTGAGCCGGGATGACAACAATATTACTGTTGCTAATATCACTCAGCTTTATACTCGTGAGCAGAACAATCCAGAGTTACTTCACCAAGCTGCTCAACTTGAAGCCTTACCCGAAAGCTGGCGCGACTACTTCCAGGAACAAAGTCGTCGTCAGGATTTGAAATAG
- a CDS encoding cysteine hydrolase encodes MNINRNDTAIVIIDPQNDVLSEKGVSWDLVGESVKDNKTVENIERIFKAAKQNEFEVFISPHYYYPTDHNWKFAGNLEQMMLEVKEFDRRGALSLDGFLGSGADWLDRYKPFIEDGKTIVASPHKVYGPQTNDLVLQLRKRNISKVILLGMLANLCVEAHLRELLEQGFEVLVVKDATAAPRHPQLGDGYKAALINFGYIANAVLSTDEVVAAMH; translated from the coding sequence ATGAACATCAACAGGAATGACACCGCAATAGTCATCATCGATCCGCAAAACGATGTCTTGAGTGAAAAAGGGGTTTCCTGGGATTTGGTGGGTGAGAGTGTTAAAGATAACAAGACCGTCGAGAACATCGAGCGAATCTTCAAAGCCGCAAAGCAGAATGAATTCGAGGTTTTTATCTCCCCTCATTATTACTACCCCACCGACCATAATTGGAAATTTGCCGGAAACCTAGAGCAAATGATGCTTGAGGTTAAGGAGTTCGATCGCCGTGGCGCGTTGAGCCTCGATGGATTCCTGGGATCGGGTGCTGACTGGCTTGATCGTTATAAGCCCTTCATTGAGGATGGCAAGACGATTGTGGCCAGCCCTCACAAAGTCTATGGGCCGCAAACCAACGATCTCGTTTTGCAACTGCGTAAACGCAACATCAGCAAAGTTATTCTACTCGGAATGTTGGCAAATCTTTGTGTTGAAGCTCACCTACGCGAATTGCTCGAACAGGGATTTGAGGTTCTTGTTGTCAAGGATGCAACAGCAGCCCCTCGGCATCCGCAACTGGGTGACGGCTATAAGGCAGCACTGATCAACTTTGGGTATATCGCCAATGCAGTCCTTTCTACAGACGAAGTTGTAGCAGCAATGCACTAA
- a CDS encoding GMC family oxidoreductase encodes MTQYDYIVIGAGSAGCVVANRLTENSETTMLLLEAGNPDTKPEIQIPAECLSLLGSEVDWAYFCEPEPYLNDRQIFCPRGKVLGGSSSINFMIYMRGNHYDYDHWQSLGNPGWSYQDVLPYFKKSEHQQRGASEYHGVNGELSVTDLIAPAVVSQRFVDAAVAMGYPHNPDANGIQQSGAGLYQLTIKDGKRHSTAAAFLLPILQRPNLTVITKALVTRLLFEDTHTVGVEYLHEGTLHQVRVNQEVILSAGAFDSPKLLMLSGIGNAEHLQALGIPVVVELPGVGQNLQDHPVVPVVYEATKDLHTASTSSIAEASLFLHTQGNVDAAPDLQFLFGPIVFAPSGYAHSGLGFTSLVCLTHPQNIGSVSLRSSDPQDTPMIRLNYLQSEADVQKLVAGIKLMRDLFHTSAFDEFRGEEVAPGKDKQSDEALVAYVREVCNTVYHPVGTCKMGTDPMAVVDPELQVHGVEGLRVVDASIMPTITTGNTNAPTIMIGEKAADLIKAAGGISQPTSLAITRSTAPKAIAS; translated from the coding sequence ATGACTCAATATGACTACATTGTAATTGGTGCAGGTTCGGCAGGTTGTGTAGTCGCCAACCGTCTCACAGAAAACAGTGAAACAACCATGTTATTACTCGAAGCTGGCAACCCAGATACTAAACCGGAGATTCAAATCCCGGCAGAATGCCTCAGCTTACTCGGCTCCGAAGTAGACTGGGCATACTTCTGTGAGCCAGAACCATACCTCAACGATCGCCAAATCTTTTGTCCTCGTGGCAAAGTTTTGGGTGGCAGCAGTTCGATTAATTTCATGATTTATATGCGGGGCAATCATTACGATTATGACCACTGGCAGTCATTGGGGAATCCCGGCTGGAGTTACCAGGATGTACTGCCTTATTTCAAGAAATCCGAGCATCAGCAACGCGGCGCGTCCGAATACCACGGGGTTAACGGGGAATTGAGCGTGACCGATCTCATTGCCCCTGCTGTGGTATCCCAACGTTTTGTCGATGCAGCAGTGGCAATGGGATATCCCCATAATCCTGATGCCAATGGGATACAGCAGTCAGGTGCAGGACTCTATCAGTTGACAATCAAGGATGGTAAGCGTCACAGCACCGCAGCCGCTTTCCTCTTACCCATTCTTCAGCGTCCTAATTTGACTGTAATCACAAAAGCTTTGGTGACTCGATTGTTGTTTGAGGACACGCATACCGTTGGGGTGGAATACCTGCACGAGGGAACACTGCATCAAGTCAGGGTTAACCAGGAAGTAATTTTAAGTGCTGGCGCGTTCGATTCGCCTAAGCTGCTGATGCTTTCTGGCATTGGGAATGCAGAACACCTGCAAGCATTAGGAATTCCGGTAGTAGTTGAGTTGCCAGGTGTCGGTCAAAATCTTCAGGATCACCCTGTCGTACCCGTGGTATACGAAGCAACTAAGGATTTACACACTGCCAGCACCAGTAGTATTGCGGAAGCTAGTTTGTTTTTGCATACCCAGGGTAATGTGGATGCTGCACCAGATTTACAGTTTCTCTTCGGCCCAATTGTGTTTGCACCCTCTGGGTATGCTCACTCTGGTTTAGGATTCACAAGTCTAGTCTGTTTGACCCATCCCCAAAACATTGGAAGTGTCAGTTTGCGTTCATCCGACCCCCAAGATACACCGATGATTCGGCTAAACTATCTGCAAAGTGAAGCCGATGTGCAGAAGCTCGTTGCTGGGATTAAATTAATGCGTGATTTGTTCCATACAAGTGCCTTTGATGAATTTCGCGGTGAGGAAGTCGCTCCTGGTAAAGATAAGCAGAGCGATGAAGCACTCGTTGCTTATGTTCGAGAAGTTTGCAATACGGTGTATCATCCAGTCGGCACCTGCAAAATGGGTACTGATCCAATGGCAGTTGTAGACCCAGAACTGCAGGTACATGGGGTTGAGGGGTTACGTGTCGTGGATGCATCCATCATGCCAACAATCACTACCGGAAATACGAATGCACCCACTATTATGATCGGCGAAAAAGCTGCCGATTTAATTAAAGCCGCAGGTGGTATTTCACAGCCAACATCTTTAGCGATCACCCGGAGCACAGCGCCAAAGGCGATCGCAAGCTAA
- a CDS encoding mercuric reductase, giving the protein MEVDTQHYDDIIIGGGKAGKTLAPALVADGRKTALVERSLNMIGGGCINIACIPTKTMVASANVANTVRNSAAYGVKANTPIVNLAEVIQRKRAVVQSAREMNLHNLETALHNNLIIGEARFVAPKTITVTTAEGNNRLLTAERLFINTGTRPLIPSIPGLTEVEFLTSESIMELEYLPEHLLVLGSGYIGLEFAQMFRRFGSGVTVIGQSEQILSPQDPDIAIAVQTLLEQDGIEFLLKAKVLRVDRTGNETILQIQVGDRSLSLQGSHLLVAVGRAPNTESLNLAAAGVATDTRGFIQVSDRLETNIPGIWALGDINGGPQYTHISLDDYRIIKANLIDGGNRSTSDRLVPSCLFIDPELAHVGLTETEARQQGYAIRVAKVDASAVPRARTLGQTDGLLKAIVDADTGRILGCSLLCHEAGEVISTVQMVMQAQMPYTVLRDGILTHPTMTEGLNILFSKL; this is encoded by the coding sequence ATGGAAGTGGACACTCAACACTATGACGACATTATTATCGGTGGCGGCAAAGCGGGTAAAACACTAGCACCAGCGTTAGTTGCTGACGGACGTAAAACCGCTCTGGTTGAACGCAGCTTAAACATGATTGGTGGTGGGTGCATTAATATTGCCTGCATTCCTACTAAAACTATGGTGGCAAGTGCTAATGTGGCAAACACAGTGCGAAACAGTGCCGCTTATGGTGTTAAAGCTAATACACCCATCGTTAATTTAGCAGAGGTGATCCAACGAAAACGAGCGGTTGTGCAATCTGCGCGGGAAATGAATTTGCACAATCTAGAAACGGCTCTCCATAACAACTTGATCATTGGCGAAGCAAGGTTTGTTGCTCCCAAAACGATCACAGTAACGACGGCTGAGGGAAATAATCGCTTACTTACCGCCGAACGCTTATTTATTAATACAGGCACACGACCGTTAATTCCATCCATTCCCGGACTCACAGAAGTTGAGTTTTTAACGAGTGAGTCGATTATGGAGCTAGAATACCTGCCTGAACACCTGCTCGTTCTCGGTAGTGGCTATATTGGTTTAGAGTTTGCCCAGATGTTTCGGCGCTTTGGCTCTGGTGTTACTGTCATTGGGCAAAGTGAGCAAATCCTGTCACCGCAAGATCCAGATATAGCGATCGCAGTTCAAACACTGCTAGAACAAGATGGTATTGAATTTTTGCTAAAGGCGAAGGTGTTGAGGGTTGATCGCACTGGTAATGAAACCATCCTGCAAATCCAAGTTGGCGATCGCTCCCTCAGCCTCCAGGGTTCGCATTTGCTCGTCGCCGTTGGTCGTGCGCCCAATACCGAGAGCTTAAATTTAGCTGCTGCTGGTGTGGCAACCGATACACGGGGATTTATTCAAGTTAGCGATCGTTTAGAGACGAACATTCCGGGGATTTGGGCGTTAGGCGATATCAATGGCGGCCCACAATACACCCATATATCGCTCGACGATTATCGCATTATCAAAGCTAATTTAATTGATGGGGGCAACCGGAGTACAAGCGATCGCCTGGTTCCATCTTGTCTGTTCATCGATCCAGAACTGGCACATGTGGGTTTGACTGAAACTGAAGCACGGCAACAAGGATATGCCATCCGCGTGGCAAAGGTCGATGCGTCAGCCGTTCCCAGGGCAAGAACACTGGGTCAAACCGATGGACTGCTGAAGGCGATCGTGGATGCAGATACAGGTCGTATTCTTGGGTGTTCTCTGTTGTGTCATGAAGCAGGTGAAGTGATTTCAACAGTGCAGATGGTGATGCAAGCTCAGATGCCCTACACCGTTCTGCGTGATGGTATTTTGACTCATCCCACGATGACCGAAGGGTTAAATATATTGTTTTCCAAGTTGTAA